One Ictalurus furcatus strain D&B chromosome 25, Billie_1.0, whole genome shotgun sequence DNA window includes the following coding sequences:
- the ppp4r4 gene encoding serine/threonine-protein phosphatase 4 regulatory subunit 4 isoform X3 has product MFISKMTLSQSGVFGQIDDLQDLTFIERPIRRSLKTAEEIEKLTVDEDLNDIERAVYLLSSGQDVQRASVIVNLPNLVRQNPAETFRRVVPKVREVLHVAGADMQLAAAGSFLTVLQDDIVLIQTHTHSILQIVLLNLDHRDTVVSNAWLETLLSAIDALPKETIRQEILSPLVSKAQLSQSVPARLASCRILGKVAAKFESSVVKKDLLPLVRSLCQDVEYEVRSCMCRQLENIARGIGPEHTKAVVLPELVELARDEGSTVRLAAFDTIINLLEMFDSDDRTRVIFPLVKTFCEKCFKADEAVLASLSFQYGKLCHGLSASFTDEQHLWFLEFYKKLCCLGLQHENGHCESQPYPLELENKYALVRRNCAYNFPAMVLFADPNHFLSELYRTFSSLCHDPEISVRRTAAEGFHEVLDALLNHLQETLELATSRGEGSGPESKQVNVPDLVPALVGAEQKVASSLRWRVHEKLLQRYSCLPRVISGDHIYFRFLQRMFSIITTNNVLPVQREAARTLCVFLRYNRKQEQRQEIISKIVQELAQGRSYWNRLRFLDLCDIAIDLFSKSYFCKHFLLQALELITDPVANVRYKLCYMLPRLRSTIRLPADKHLLQQLEFCVRKLLCREKDKDVVATVRKTVLELDKMDISEPYHKRHERDLLDQKKEKEETLLLEMELLERQQSEAKLTGEKHSEKKRRDSKAGLSGTKGMSGSTSGATLSTSAGKEMRRAKLARSRSLSSHPSTPKMSNSDKTLKVKESGSCPGSGKSSIITINDDALRPHHFVASSSTSLSQTPSTSSMPVLIRSNTSSSVEHRSNSSKDAQSRKLSIQRKSNSFGMQSGRE; this is encoded by the exons ATGTTCATCAGCAAGATGACCCTGAGCCAGTCTGGTGTGTTTGGACAAATCGATGACCTGCAGGACCTGACGTTCATCGAGAGACCCATACGCAGGAGTCTGAAG ACTGCAGAGGAGATCGAGAAGTTAACTGTAGATGAAGATCTGAATGATATCGAGCGAGCGGTCTACCTCCTCAG CTCTGGGCAGGACGTCCAGAGAGCCAGTGTGATTGTGAACCTGCCAAACCTGGTGCGTCAGAACCCAGCGGAGACCTTCAGAAGAGTGGTGCCAAAAGTCAGG GAAGTGCTGCACGTGGCCGGAGCGGATATGCAGCTCGCCGCAGCAGGCTCTTTCCTCACCGTTCTCCAGGATGACATCGTCCTCATccagacgcacacacactcaatccTGCAGATCGTCCTCCTCAACTTAGACCACCGGGACACAG TGGTCAGCAACGCTTGGCTCGAGACGTTGTTATCAGCTATTGATGCTTTACCAAAAGAAACCATCAGACAGGAG ATCCTGAGCCCACTGGTATCGAAAGCTCAGCTCTCGCAGTCCGTACCGGCTCGTCTGGCCAGCTGTCGCATCCTGGGGAAGGTGGCTGCCAAATTTGAGTCATCAGT GGTGAAGAAGGACCTGCTGCCCCTGGTCAGGTCGCTGTGTCAGGACGTGGAGTACGAGGTGCGCTCCTGCATGTGTCGCCAGCTGGAGAACATCGCCAGGGGAATTGG ACCGGAACATACGAAGGCGGTGGTGTTGCCGGAGTTGGTTGAGCTGGCGCGTGATGAGGGCAGCACCGTGAGACTGGCAGCCTTCGACACCATCATCAACCTCCTGGAGATGTTCGACAGCG ACGACAGGACACGTGTTATATTCCCGCTGGTGAAGACGTTCTGTGAGAAGTGCTTTAAAGCTGACGAGGCAGTGCTGGCATCGCTGTCCTTCCAGTACGGCAAACTGTGTCACGGCCTCTCAG CGTCTTTCACAGACGAGCAGCACCTCTGGTTCCTGGAGTTCTATAAGAAGCTGTGTTGCCTTGGTCTGCAGCATGAGAACGGCCACTGCGAGAGCCAACCTTACCCTCTGGAACTGGAGAACAAGTACGCACTGGTGCGCCGCAACTGCGCCTACAATTTCCCA GCCATGGTGTTATTTGCTGACCCAAACCACTTCCTGTCTGAGCTGTACCGGACCTTCTCAAGCCTCTGTCATGATCCTGAGATCTCAGTGCGGCGCACAGCTGCCGAGGGGTTCCATGAG GTACTGGATGCCCTACTCAATCATCTCCAGGAGACATTGGAACTGGCAACATCCAGGGGAGAGGGATCAGGACCTGAGAGCAAG CAGGTGAATGTTCCTGACCTGGTTCCTGCACTGGTGGGTGCTGAGCAGAAGGTGGCGTCCTCACTGCGCTGGCGTGTCCATGAGAAGCTGCTGCAGCGTTACTCCTGTTTGCCCCGCGTCATCTCCGGAGACCACATCTACTTCCGCTTCCTGCAGAGGATGTTCAGCATAATCACCACCaat aatgtttTACCGGTGCAGCGGGAAGCCGCCCGGacgctgtgtgtgtttctgcgcTACAACCGCAAGCAGGAGCAGAGACAGGAGATCATCAGCAAAATAGTGCAGG AGCTTGCTCAAGGGCGGAGTTACTGGAACCGGTTACGGTTTCTGGACCTGTGTGACATCGCTATAGATCTCTTCTCTAAATCCTACTTCTGTAAGCACTTCCTCCTGCAGGCGCTGGAGCTCATCACGGACCCCGTGGCTAACGTCAG GTATAAACTGTGCTACATGCTGCCCAGGCTCAGGTCCACCATCCGGCTACCTGCCGATAAACATCTGCTTCAGCAGCTGgagttctgtgtgagaaaactGCTCTGTCGCGAGAAGGACAAAGACGTCGTAGCTACTGTACGCAAG acagTCCTGGAGCTGGACAAAATGGACATCTCAGAAccg TATCATAAAAGGCATGAAAGAGACCTGCTGGACcaaaagaaggagaaggaggaaactTTACTGTTGGAAATG GAACTGCTAGAACGGCAGCAGAGTGAAGCGAAACTGACTGGAGAGAAGCACAGTGAAAAAAAGA GACGAGACAGCAAAGCAGGACTGTCTGGTACCAAAGGCATGTCAGGGTCCACATCTGGAGCCACCCTGTCCACATCTGCTG GTAAGGAGATGCGGAGAGCCAAGCTGGCTCGCAGTCGTTCCCTCAGTAGCCACCCGAGCACTCCCAAAATGTCCAACTCTGATAAAACTCT AAAAGTGAAGGAATCAGGAAGTTGTCCTGGATCAGGGAAGAGCTCCATAATAACAATTAATg ATGATGCCCTGAGACCCCATCATTTCGTGGCGTCCTCGTCCACGTCGCTGTCCCAGACTCCCTCCACATCGTCCATGCCCGTGCTGATCCGCAGCAACACGAGCAGCTCCGTAGAGCAtcgcagcaacagcagcaaagACGCACAGTCCAGAAAACTCTCCAT ACAAAGGAAGTCTAACTCATTCGGCATGCAGTCtggaagggaatga
- the ppp4r4 gene encoding serine/threonine-protein phosphatase 4 regulatory subunit 4 isoform X4, with protein MFISKMTLSQSGVFGQIDDLQDLTFIERPIRRSLKTAEEIEKLTVDEDLNDIERAVYLLSSGQDVQRASVIVNLPNLVRQNPAETFRRVVPKVREVLHVAGADMQLAAAGSFLTVLQDDIVLIQTHTHSILQIVLLNLDHRDTVVSNAWLETLLSAIDALPKETIRQEILSPLVSKAQLSQSVPARLASCRILGKVAAKFESSVVKKDLLPLVRSLCQDVEYEVRSCMCRQLENIARGIGPEHTKAVVLPELVELARDEGSTVRLAAFDTIINLLEMFDSDDRTRVIFPLVKTFCEKCFKADEAVLASLSFQYGKLCHGLSASFTDEQHLWFLEFYKKLCCLGLQHENGHCESQPYPLELENKYALVRRNCAYNFPAMVLFADPNHFLSELYRTFSSLCHDPEISVRRTAAEGFHEVVKLLGPNVHYVHKELITLLQDDSLEQVNVPDLVPALVGAEQKVASSLRWRVHEKLLQRYSCLPRVISGDHIYFRFLQRMFSIITTNNVLPVQREAARTLCVFLRYNRKQEQRQEIISKIVQELAQGRSYWNRLRFLDLCDIAIDLFSKSYFCKHFLLQALELITDPVANVRYKLCYMLPRLRSTIRLPADKHLLQQLEFCVRKLLCREKDKDVVATVRKTVLELDKMDISEPYHKRHERDLLDQKKEKEETLLLEMELLERQQSEAKLTGEKHSEKKRRDSKAGLSGTKGMSGSTSGATLSTSAGKEMRRAKLARSRSLSSHPSTPKMSNSDKTLKVKESGSCPGSGKSSIITINDDALRPHHFVASSSTSLSQTPSTSSMPVLIRSNTSSSVEHRSNSSKDAQSRKLSIQRKSNSFGMQSGRE; from the exons ATGTTCATCAGCAAGATGACCCTGAGCCAGTCTGGTGTGTTTGGACAAATCGATGACCTGCAGGACCTGACGTTCATCGAGAGACCCATACGCAGGAGTCTGAAG ACTGCAGAGGAGATCGAGAAGTTAACTGTAGATGAAGATCTGAATGATATCGAGCGAGCGGTCTACCTCCTCAG CTCTGGGCAGGACGTCCAGAGAGCCAGTGTGATTGTGAACCTGCCAAACCTGGTGCGTCAGAACCCAGCGGAGACCTTCAGAAGAGTGGTGCCAAAAGTCAGG GAAGTGCTGCACGTGGCCGGAGCGGATATGCAGCTCGCCGCAGCAGGCTCTTTCCTCACCGTTCTCCAGGATGACATCGTCCTCATccagacgcacacacactcaatccTGCAGATCGTCCTCCTCAACTTAGACCACCGGGACACAG TGGTCAGCAACGCTTGGCTCGAGACGTTGTTATCAGCTATTGATGCTTTACCAAAAGAAACCATCAGACAGGAG ATCCTGAGCCCACTGGTATCGAAAGCTCAGCTCTCGCAGTCCGTACCGGCTCGTCTGGCCAGCTGTCGCATCCTGGGGAAGGTGGCTGCCAAATTTGAGTCATCAGT GGTGAAGAAGGACCTGCTGCCCCTGGTCAGGTCGCTGTGTCAGGACGTGGAGTACGAGGTGCGCTCCTGCATGTGTCGCCAGCTGGAGAACATCGCCAGGGGAATTGG ACCGGAACATACGAAGGCGGTGGTGTTGCCGGAGTTGGTTGAGCTGGCGCGTGATGAGGGCAGCACCGTGAGACTGGCAGCCTTCGACACCATCATCAACCTCCTGGAGATGTTCGACAGCG ACGACAGGACACGTGTTATATTCCCGCTGGTGAAGACGTTCTGTGAGAAGTGCTTTAAAGCTGACGAGGCAGTGCTGGCATCGCTGTCCTTCCAGTACGGCAAACTGTGTCACGGCCTCTCAG CGTCTTTCACAGACGAGCAGCACCTCTGGTTCCTGGAGTTCTATAAGAAGCTGTGTTGCCTTGGTCTGCAGCATGAGAACGGCCACTGCGAGAGCCAACCTTACCCTCTGGAACTGGAGAACAAGTACGCACTGGTGCGCCGCAACTGCGCCTACAATTTCCCA GCCATGGTGTTATTTGCTGACCCAAACCACTTCCTGTCTGAGCTGTACCGGACCTTCTCAAGCCTCTGTCATGATCCTGAGATCTCAGTGCGGCGCACAGCTGCCGAGGGGTTCCATGAG GTGGTTAAACTGCTGGGTCCAAATGTGCATTATGTACACAAAGAGCTGATCACCTTACTGCAGGATGACTCATTAGAG CAGGTGAATGTTCCTGACCTGGTTCCTGCACTGGTGGGTGCTGAGCAGAAGGTGGCGTCCTCACTGCGCTGGCGTGTCCATGAGAAGCTGCTGCAGCGTTACTCCTGTTTGCCCCGCGTCATCTCCGGAGACCACATCTACTTCCGCTTCCTGCAGAGGATGTTCAGCATAATCACCACCaat aatgtttTACCGGTGCAGCGGGAAGCCGCCCGGacgctgtgtgtgtttctgcgcTACAACCGCAAGCAGGAGCAGAGACAGGAGATCATCAGCAAAATAGTGCAGG AGCTTGCTCAAGGGCGGAGTTACTGGAACCGGTTACGGTTTCTGGACCTGTGTGACATCGCTATAGATCTCTTCTCTAAATCCTACTTCTGTAAGCACTTCCTCCTGCAGGCGCTGGAGCTCATCACGGACCCCGTGGCTAACGTCAG GTATAAACTGTGCTACATGCTGCCCAGGCTCAGGTCCACCATCCGGCTACCTGCCGATAAACATCTGCTTCAGCAGCTGgagttctgtgtgagaaaactGCTCTGTCGCGAGAAGGACAAAGACGTCGTAGCTACTGTACGCAAG acagTCCTGGAGCTGGACAAAATGGACATCTCAGAAccg TATCATAAAAGGCATGAAAGAGACCTGCTGGACcaaaagaaggagaaggaggaaactTTACTGTTGGAAATG GAACTGCTAGAACGGCAGCAGAGTGAAGCGAAACTGACTGGAGAGAAGCACAGTGAAAAAAAGA GACGAGACAGCAAAGCAGGACTGTCTGGTACCAAAGGCATGTCAGGGTCCACATCTGGAGCCACCCTGTCCACATCTGCTG GTAAGGAGATGCGGAGAGCCAAGCTGGCTCGCAGTCGTTCCCTCAGTAGCCACCCGAGCACTCCCAAAATGTCCAACTCTGATAAAACTCT AAAAGTGAAGGAATCAGGAAGTTGTCCTGGATCAGGGAAGAGCTCCATAATAACAATTAATg ATGATGCCCTGAGACCCCATCATTTCGTGGCGTCCTCGTCCACGTCGCTGTCCCAGACTCCCTCCACATCGTCCATGCCCGTGCTGATCCGCAGCAACACGAGCAGCTCCGTAGAGCAtcgcagcaacagcagcaaagACGCACAGTCCAGAAAACTCTCCAT ACAAAGGAAGTCTAACTCATTCGGCATGCAGTCtggaagggaatga
- the ppp4r4 gene encoding serine/threonine-protein phosphatase 4 regulatory subunit 4 isoform X6, with protein sequence MQLAAAGSFLTVLQDDIVLIQTHTHSILQIVLLNLDHRDTVVSNAWLETLLSAIDALPKETIRQEILSPLVSKAQLSQSVPARLASCRILGKVAAKFESSVVKKDLLPLVRSLCQDVEYEVRSCMCRQLENIARGIGPEHTKAVVLPELVELARDEGSTVRLAAFDTIINLLEMFDSDDRTRVIFPLVKTFCEKCFKADEAVLASLSFQYGKLCHGLSASFTDEQHLWFLEFYKKLCCLGLQHENGHCESQPYPLELENKYALVRRNCAYNFPAMVLFADPNHFLSELYRTFSSLCHDPEISVRRTAAEGFHEVVKLLGPNVHYVHKELITLLQDDSLEVLDALLNHLQETLELATSRGEGSGPESKQVNVPDLVPALVGAEQKVASSLRWRVHEKLLQRYSCLPRVISGDHIYFRFLQRMFSIITTNNVLPVQREAARTLCVFLRYNRKQEQRQEIISKIVQELAQGRSYWNRLRFLDLCDIAIDLFSKSYFCKHFLLQALELITDPVANVRYKLCYMLPRLRSTIRLPADKHLLQQLEFCVRKLLCREKDKDVVATVRKTVLELDKMDISEPYHKRHERDLLDQKKEKEETLLLEMELLERQQSEAKLTGEKHSEKKRRDSKAGLSGTKGMSGSTSGATLSTSAGKEMRRAKLARSRSLSSHPSTPKMSNSDKTLKVKESGSCPGSGKSSIITINDDALRPHHFVASSSTSLSQTPSTSSMPVLIRSNTSSSVEHRSNSSKDAQSRKLSIQRKSNSFGMQSGRE encoded by the exons ATGCAGCTCGCCGCAGCAGGCTCTTTCCTCACCGTTCTCCAGGATGACATCGTCCTCATccagacgcacacacactcaatccTGCAGATCGTCCTCCTCAACTTAGACCACCGGGACACAG TGGTCAGCAACGCTTGGCTCGAGACGTTGTTATCAGCTATTGATGCTTTACCAAAAGAAACCATCAGACAGGAG ATCCTGAGCCCACTGGTATCGAAAGCTCAGCTCTCGCAGTCCGTACCGGCTCGTCTGGCCAGCTGTCGCATCCTGGGGAAGGTGGCTGCCAAATTTGAGTCATCAGT GGTGAAGAAGGACCTGCTGCCCCTGGTCAGGTCGCTGTGTCAGGACGTGGAGTACGAGGTGCGCTCCTGCATGTGTCGCCAGCTGGAGAACATCGCCAGGGGAATTGG ACCGGAACATACGAAGGCGGTGGTGTTGCCGGAGTTGGTTGAGCTGGCGCGTGATGAGGGCAGCACCGTGAGACTGGCAGCCTTCGACACCATCATCAACCTCCTGGAGATGTTCGACAGCG ACGACAGGACACGTGTTATATTCCCGCTGGTGAAGACGTTCTGTGAGAAGTGCTTTAAAGCTGACGAGGCAGTGCTGGCATCGCTGTCCTTCCAGTACGGCAAACTGTGTCACGGCCTCTCAG CGTCTTTCACAGACGAGCAGCACCTCTGGTTCCTGGAGTTCTATAAGAAGCTGTGTTGCCTTGGTCTGCAGCATGAGAACGGCCACTGCGAGAGCCAACCTTACCCTCTGGAACTGGAGAACAAGTACGCACTGGTGCGCCGCAACTGCGCCTACAATTTCCCA GCCATGGTGTTATTTGCTGACCCAAACCACTTCCTGTCTGAGCTGTACCGGACCTTCTCAAGCCTCTGTCATGATCCTGAGATCTCAGTGCGGCGCACAGCTGCCGAGGGGTTCCATGAG GTGGTTAAACTGCTGGGTCCAAATGTGCATTATGTACACAAAGAGCTGATCACCTTACTGCAGGATGACTCATTAGAG GTACTGGATGCCCTACTCAATCATCTCCAGGAGACATTGGAACTGGCAACATCCAGGGGAGAGGGATCAGGACCTGAGAGCAAG CAGGTGAATGTTCCTGACCTGGTTCCTGCACTGGTGGGTGCTGAGCAGAAGGTGGCGTCCTCACTGCGCTGGCGTGTCCATGAGAAGCTGCTGCAGCGTTACTCCTGTTTGCCCCGCGTCATCTCCGGAGACCACATCTACTTCCGCTTCCTGCAGAGGATGTTCAGCATAATCACCACCaat aatgtttTACCGGTGCAGCGGGAAGCCGCCCGGacgctgtgtgtgtttctgcgcTACAACCGCAAGCAGGAGCAGAGACAGGAGATCATCAGCAAAATAGTGCAGG AGCTTGCTCAAGGGCGGAGTTACTGGAACCGGTTACGGTTTCTGGACCTGTGTGACATCGCTATAGATCTCTTCTCTAAATCCTACTTCTGTAAGCACTTCCTCCTGCAGGCGCTGGAGCTCATCACGGACCCCGTGGCTAACGTCAG GTATAAACTGTGCTACATGCTGCCCAGGCTCAGGTCCACCATCCGGCTACCTGCCGATAAACATCTGCTTCAGCAGCTGgagttctgtgtgagaaaactGCTCTGTCGCGAGAAGGACAAAGACGTCGTAGCTACTGTACGCAAG acagTCCTGGAGCTGGACAAAATGGACATCTCAGAAccg TATCATAAAAGGCATGAAAGAGACCTGCTGGACcaaaagaaggagaaggaggaaactTTACTGTTGGAAATG GAACTGCTAGAACGGCAGCAGAGTGAAGCGAAACTGACTGGAGAGAAGCACAGTGAAAAAAAGA GACGAGACAGCAAAGCAGGACTGTCTGGTACCAAAGGCATGTCAGGGTCCACATCTGGAGCCACCCTGTCCACATCTGCTG GTAAGGAGATGCGGAGAGCCAAGCTGGCTCGCAGTCGTTCCCTCAGTAGCCACCCGAGCACTCCCAAAATGTCCAACTCTGATAAAACTCT AAAAGTGAAGGAATCAGGAAGTTGTCCTGGATCAGGGAAGAGCTCCATAATAACAATTAATg ATGATGCCCTGAGACCCCATCATTTCGTGGCGTCCTCGTCCACGTCGCTGTCCCAGACTCCCTCCACATCGTCCATGCCCGTGCTGATCCGCAGCAACACGAGCAGCTCCGTAGAGCAtcgcagcaacagcagcaaagACGCACAGTCCAGAAAACTCTCCAT ACAAAGGAAGTCTAACTCATTCGGCATGCAGTCtggaagggaatga
- the ppp4r4 gene encoding serine/threonine-protein phosphatase 4 regulatory subunit 4 isoform X1 has product MFISKMTLSQSGVFGQIDDLQDLTFIERPIRRSLKTAEEIEKLTVDEDLNDIERAVYLLSSGQDVQRASVIVNLPNLVRQNPAETFRRVVPKVREVLHVAGADMQLAAAGSFLTVLQDDIVLIQTHTHSILQIVLLNLDHRDTVVSNAWLETLLSAIDALPKETIRQEILSPLVSKAQLSQSVPARLASCRILGKVAAKFESSVVKKDLLPLVRSLCQDVEYEVRSCMCRQLENIARGIGPEHTKAVVLPELVELARDEGSTVRLAAFDTIINLLEMFDSDDRTRVIFPLVKTFCEKCFKADEAVLASLSFQYGKLCHGLSASFTDEQHLWFLEFYKKLCCLGLQHENGHCESQPYPLELENKYALVRRNCAYNFPAMVLFADPNHFLSELYRTFSSLCHDPEISVRRTAAEGFHEVVKLLGPNVHYVHKELITLLQDDSLEVLDALLNHLQETLELATSRGEGSGPESKQVNVPDLVPALVGAEQKVASSLRWRVHEKLLQRYSCLPRVISGDHIYFRFLQRMFSIITTNNVLPVQREAARTLCVFLRYNRKQEQRQEIISKIVQELAQGRSYWNRLRFLDLCDIAIDLFSKSYFCKHFLLQALELITDPVANVRYKLCYMLPRLRSTIRLPADKHLLQQLEFCVRKLLCREKDKDVVATVRKTVLELDKMDISEPYHKRHERDLLDQKKEKEETLLLEMELLERQQSEAKLTGEKHSEKKRRDSKAGLSGTKGMSGSTSGATLSTSAGKEMRRAKLARSRSLSSHPSTPKMSNSDKTLKVKESGSCPGSGKSSIITINDDALRPHHFVASSSTSLSQTPSTSSMPVLIRSNTSSSVEHRSNSSKDAQSRKLSIQRKSNSFGMQSGRE; this is encoded by the exons ATGTTCATCAGCAAGATGACCCTGAGCCAGTCTGGTGTGTTTGGACAAATCGATGACCTGCAGGACCTGACGTTCATCGAGAGACCCATACGCAGGAGTCTGAAG ACTGCAGAGGAGATCGAGAAGTTAACTGTAGATGAAGATCTGAATGATATCGAGCGAGCGGTCTACCTCCTCAG CTCTGGGCAGGACGTCCAGAGAGCCAGTGTGATTGTGAACCTGCCAAACCTGGTGCGTCAGAACCCAGCGGAGACCTTCAGAAGAGTGGTGCCAAAAGTCAGG GAAGTGCTGCACGTGGCCGGAGCGGATATGCAGCTCGCCGCAGCAGGCTCTTTCCTCACCGTTCTCCAGGATGACATCGTCCTCATccagacgcacacacactcaatccTGCAGATCGTCCTCCTCAACTTAGACCACCGGGACACAG TGGTCAGCAACGCTTGGCTCGAGACGTTGTTATCAGCTATTGATGCTTTACCAAAAGAAACCATCAGACAGGAG ATCCTGAGCCCACTGGTATCGAAAGCTCAGCTCTCGCAGTCCGTACCGGCTCGTCTGGCCAGCTGTCGCATCCTGGGGAAGGTGGCTGCCAAATTTGAGTCATCAGT GGTGAAGAAGGACCTGCTGCCCCTGGTCAGGTCGCTGTGTCAGGACGTGGAGTACGAGGTGCGCTCCTGCATGTGTCGCCAGCTGGAGAACATCGCCAGGGGAATTGG ACCGGAACATACGAAGGCGGTGGTGTTGCCGGAGTTGGTTGAGCTGGCGCGTGATGAGGGCAGCACCGTGAGACTGGCAGCCTTCGACACCATCATCAACCTCCTGGAGATGTTCGACAGCG ACGACAGGACACGTGTTATATTCCCGCTGGTGAAGACGTTCTGTGAGAAGTGCTTTAAAGCTGACGAGGCAGTGCTGGCATCGCTGTCCTTCCAGTACGGCAAACTGTGTCACGGCCTCTCAG CGTCTTTCACAGACGAGCAGCACCTCTGGTTCCTGGAGTTCTATAAGAAGCTGTGTTGCCTTGGTCTGCAGCATGAGAACGGCCACTGCGAGAGCCAACCTTACCCTCTGGAACTGGAGAACAAGTACGCACTGGTGCGCCGCAACTGCGCCTACAATTTCCCA GCCATGGTGTTATTTGCTGACCCAAACCACTTCCTGTCTGAGCTGTACCGGACCTTCTCAAGCCTCTGTCATGATCCTGAGATCTCAGTGCGGCGCACAGCTGCCGAGGGGTTCCATGAG GTGGTTAAACTGCTGGGTCCAAATGTGCATTATGTACACAAAGAGCTGATCACCTTACTGCAGGATGACTCATTAGAG GTACTGGATGCCCTACTCAATCATCTCCAGGAGACATTGGAACTGGCAACATCCAGGGGAGAGGGATCAGGACCTGAGAGCAAG CAGGTGAATGTTCCTGACCTGGTTCCTGCACTGGTGGGTGCTGAGCAGAAGGTGGCGTCCTCACTGCGCTGGCGTGTCCATGAGAAGCTGCTGCAGCGTTACTCCTGTTTGCCCCGCGTCATCTCCGGAGACCACATCTACTTCCGCTTCCTGCAGAGGATGTTCAGCATAATCACCACCaat aatgtttTACCGGTGCAGCGGGAAGCCGCCCGGacgctgtgtgtgtttctgcgcTACAACCGCAAGCAGGAGCAGAGACAGGAGATCATCAGCAAAATAGTGCAGG AGCTTGCTCAAGGGCGGAGTTACTGGAACCGGTTACGGTTTCTGGACCTGTGTGACATCGCTATAGATCTCTTCTCTAAATCCTACTTCTGTAAGCACTTCCTCCTGCAGGCGCTGGAGCTCATCACGGACCCCGTGGCTAACGTCAG GTATAAACTGTGCTACATGCTGCCCAGGCTCAGGTCCACCATCCGGCTACCTGCCGATAAACATCTGCTTCAGCAGCTGgagttctgtgtgagaaaactGCTCTGTCGCGAGAAGGACAAAGACGTCGTAGCTACTGTACGCAAG acagTCCTGGAGCTGGACAAAATGGACATCTCAGAAccg TATCATAAAAGGCATGAAAGAGACCTGCTGGACcaaaagaaggagaaggaggaaactTTACTGTTGGAAATG GAACTGCTAGAACGGCAGCAGAGTGAAGCGAAACTGACTGGAGAGAAGCACAGTGAAAAAAAGA GACGAGACAGCAAAGCAGGACTGTCTGGTACCAAAGGCATGTCAGGGTCCACATCTGGAGCCACCCTGTCCACATCTGCTG GTAAGGAGATGCGGAGAGCCAAGCTGGCTCGCAGTCGTTCCCTCAGTAGCCACCCGAGCACTCCCAAAATGTCCAACTCTGATAAAACTCT AAAAGTGAAGGAATCAGGAAGTTGTCCTGGATCAGGGAAGAGCTCCATAATAACAATTAATg ATGATGCCCTGAGACCCCATCATTTCGTGGCGTCCTCGTCCACGTCGCTGTCCCAGACTCCCTCCACATCGTCCATGCCCGTGCTGATCCGCAGCAACACGAGCAGCTCCGTAGAGCAtcgcagcaacagcagcaaagACGCACAGTCCAGAAAACTCTCCAT ACAAAGGAAGTCTAACTCATTCGGCATGCAGTCtggaagggaatga